AGCGGGCGAAAGCGCACGTCAAAAGACAATCGAGAAAGAACTTGAATGGGTTCGTCAAAACCCTAAAGGCCGTCAAGCTAAATCTAAAGCTCGTATGGCTCGTTTTGAAGAACTGACGACAGGTCAATACCAGAAGCGTAACGAAACCAACGAACTGTTCATCCCGCCAGGTGAGCGTCTAGGTGACAAAGTTCTTGAAGTGAACAACCTGACTAAATCGTTTGGTGATCGCGTTCTTATCGACGACCTATCGTTCAGCATGCCTAAAGGCGCTATCGTCGGTATCGTCGGTGCCAACGGTGCAGGTAAATCAACACTATTCAAGATGCTAAGCGGTGCAGAACAGCCAGATTCAGGTACAGTTGAACTAGGCGAAACCGTTAAACTTGCTTCTGTTGATCAGTTCCGTGACAGCATGGACGACACTAAGACAGTATTCCAAGAGATCTCTGAAGGCGCTGATATCATTAAGATCAACAACTTCGAAATCCCTGCGCGTGCTTACTGTTCTCGTTTCAACTTTAAAGGCAACGACCAACAGAAGATCATCGGTGAGCTTTCTGGTGGTGAGCGTAACCGTGTTCACTTAGCGAAACTGCTAAAAGCGGGCGGTAACGTACTGCTACTCGATGAGCCTACCAACGACCTTGACGTTGAAACGCTACGTGCTCTTGAAGAAGCACTGCTTGAATTCCCTGGCTGTGCAATGGTTATCTCGCATGACCGTTGGTTCCTTGACCGTATTGCAACCCATATCTTAGACTACCGTGATGAAGGTCAAGTTAACTTCTACGAAGGTAACTACACTGAGTACACGGAGTGGCTAAAACAGACTCTGGGCGCTCAAGCGGCGGAACCACACCGCATCAAGTACAAGCGTATAGCTAAGTAAATTAGCTTGTATTCTGAACAAAGGCCGCGATAATAGCGGCCTTTGATATATCTGAATTACGTATTAAACATTGATATAGAGATATTCGTTATGATAGAAAGACGTCAGTTTTCACGAGTTGTTTATCAAGTCCCAGTAGAATTGTCACAAGGACAAGGAAACATATCTGGATCGATACAAGACTTATCTCTTCATGGCCTACTCATTCAATGTAATGAATTACAACAACTCAGCGGCAATGTTCCTGTTCAGGTCAGCTTTACGCTGACAAACAGTAATATCAATATTCAGTTAGAAGCAACGATAGTCTCTACCATCAATACCTCAATGCGTTTACGCATAGAGCATTTAGATATTGATAGTATCAGTCACCTTAAGCGCCTTGTGGAACTTAATGTTGGCGACGATGAATTGCTTTATAGAGAGATTAAGCACCTTACCGACTTAGGTTGTGAATAAGATCTCAGTTACCTTTTTTCTATTAAAAGCATCTAATTAGTACAGAACCATGTCTAAAAAAGTTTCCATTACTATTCCCTCTAGTCAGGGGGAACAGACGTTTTACTTCGGCCGAAAAGCCGTGCTCATGTGCACCACTACGATTTTTTCAGTACCGCTATTAATTGGCGGCGCTGCATACATGCACTTTGAAACCCAACAAGAGCTCGCGATGCAAGCGAACGATGCCCAACAATTAATTGAGACGCTGATTGTTGAAAAAGAACAAACCGAGTTTCTTTATGCTGAACAAGTTGATACCAATCATTCTCTATCGCAAACATTGACAGAGAAAGAAGGCACGATTCAACTGCTTGGTAAGCGTGTATTTGACGTTGAGTCGGTACTTGGCCTTGCTGACGAAGAACTACTGACCGATGATGTCTCTTTAGAAGACAGAATTGATGCCGCAGCCATCGATTCAGCGGTAAGAGCAACCATGTTCCGTTTGATTCCAAACGACAGCCCTATGGCTTATCAACGTATCTCTTCTTCTTATGGTCGCCGCACTAACCCTATTACAGGTAAACGCCACGTTCATACAGGCATCGACCTGACGTGTAAGCGTGGTGAAGACATCTTAGCCCCCGCAGATGGTGTCATTGAAACGGTTCGCCCAAGTAACAAAGGCTTCGGTAACTTCATAACCATGCGCCACTCATTTGGTTTCATGAGTTCTTATGCTCATCTGCAGAAATTCAAAGTACGTAGCGGGCAATTTGTGAGCAAAGGCGATGTCATTGCAAGCTGTGGTAACTCCGGTAGCTCAACCGGTCCACATTTACATTATGAAGTACGCTTCCTTGGTCGTTCACTGAATCCTCAATATCTGATGGATTGGACGCCTGAAAACTTCAATTACGTTTTTGAAAAAGAAAATAAAGTGAAGTGGGGCCCGCTGGTTCAGTTGATTGATAATGTGGTTCGCTTACAAATCAACCTGACAAACGTGCCTTACATCAGTTCGACCATCGACACCGTATCGAGTGAAGATAGTAAGAAACCCATTACGACTAACTAGACACGGCTAACTAGAACCTGTTGATTTGGCCTATGATGATCGAATTGCTTTTAGCCTACAGTAGGCCAAATGCTTTCATGGCGTTCAGCACAAACAAAAAAGAGCGACCAGATGGTCGCTCTTTTTTATGATTTCAAATCGGTATTAACCACGATGAATCGAGTCATGTGCTTGTTTTAGAAGACTTTGGCTTTCTTGCAAGAATTGTTGTGAGTAATCACCAAACCAATCACTCACTTGGTTGAAGATCTCAACAAACTTAGCCTTATCTTTGCCATCTAGGATTTCTAACGCTTCTCCGAAACAGCTATGGAAGCGTCGAATCATCTCAATGTTCTCATCCGAAGAAAGAATGATATCACCGTACAAGTTCGGGTCTTGAGCAAACAGACGACCAACCATCGCAATCTCAAGTCGGTAGATTGGCGAGCTTAGCTTCAGAAGCTGATCAATGTTCGGGTTCTCTTTACTCAGGTGTAAGCCGTAAGCAAAAGAGGTGAAGTGGCGTAGTGCTTGAATCAAGGTCATGCCGTGATCGTGCTCAGCGGCATCCATCTGGCAAAGGCTCGCGCCCCAAATACCAAATTGATTCAGTAGCCATTGGTAGCTTTCAGAACCCCGCCCATCACTGTAAACAATCACTTGCTTAGCAAGGCTAGGAACATCAGGGCCAAACATTGGGTGCAATCCAACCACTGGGCCTTGGTGGATGTTCATCATTGCTTGCAGAGGTTTAGATTTAATTGA
The Vibrio kanaloae genome window above contains:
- a CDS encoding PilZ domain-containing protein is translated as MIERRQFSRVVYQVPVELSQGQGNISGSIQDLSLHGLLIQCNELQQLSGNVPVQVSFTLTNSNINIQLEATIVSTINTSMRLRIEHLDIDSISHLKRLVELNVGDDELLYREIKHLTDLGCE
- a CDS encoding M23 family metallopeptidase gives rise to the protein MSKKVSITIPSSQGEQTFYFGRKAVLMCTTTIFSVPLLIGGAAYMHFETQQELAMQANDAQQLIETLIVEKEQTEFLYAEQVDTNHSLSQTLTEKEGTIQLLGKRVFDVESVLGLADEELLTDDVSLEDRIDAAAIDSAVRATMFRLIPNDSPMAYQRISSSYGRRTNPITGKRHVHTGIDLTCKRGEDILAPADGVIETVRPSNKGFGNFITMRHSFGFMSSYAHLQKFKVRSGQFVSKGDVIASCGNSGSSTGPHLHYEVRFLGRSLNPQYLMDWTPENFNYVFEKENKVKWGPLVQLIDNVVRLQINLTNVPYISSTIDTVSSEDSKKPITTN
- the tyrA gene encoding bifunctional chorismate mutase/prephenate dehydrogenase, yielding MAVELNELRDQIDAVDKQMLDLLAQRLALVEKVGEVKSEHGLPIYVPEREAAMLASRRQEAEKIGVPPQLIEDILRRTMRESYASEKDSGFKCLNPELRSVVIVGGNGQLGGLFGRMFKLSGYEVKILGSRDWDRADEILDNAGLVVVTVPIHLTEGVITKLGNLPSDCILCDLTSIKSKPLQAMMNIHQGPVVGLHPMFGPDVPSLAKQVIVYSDGRGSESYQWLLNQFGIWGASLCQMDAAEHDHGMTLIQALRHFTSFAYGLHLSKENPNIDQLLKLSSPIYRLEIAMVGRLFAQDPNLYGDIILSSDENIEMIRRFHSCFGEALEILDGKDKAKFVEIFNQVSDWFGDYSQQFLQESQSLLKQAHDSIHRG
- the ettA gene encoding energy-dependent translational throttle protein EttA, which produces MAEYVYTMSRVSKTVPPKRQILKDISLSFFPGAKIGVLGLNGSGKSTLLRIMAGIDTDIDGEARAQQGLKVGYLPQEPVLDESKTVREIVEEAVSDVADALKRIDAVYAAYAEPDADFDALAKEQGELEALIQAKDGHNLETALERAADALRLPEWDAKIEFLSGGERRRVAICRLLLEKPDMLLLDEPTNHLDAESVAWLEHFLVDYSGTVVAITHDRYFLDNAAGWILELDRGEGIPWEGNYTSWLEQKDERLKQEKAGESARQKTIEKELEWVRQNPKGRQAKSKARMARFEELTTGQYQKRNETNELFIPPGERLGDKVLEVNNLTKSFGDRVLIDDLSFSMPKGAIVGIVGANGAGKSTLFKMLSGAEQPDSGTVELGETVKLASVDQFRDSMDDTKTVFQEISEGADIIKINNFEIPARAYCSRFNFKGNDQQKIIGELSGGERNRVHLAKLLKAGGNVLLLDEPTNDLDVETLRALEEALLEFPGCAMVISHDRWFLDRIATHILDYRDEGQVNFYEGNYTEYTEWLKQTLGAQAAEPHRIKYKRIAK